Genomic window (Acidobacteriota bacterium):
CGGCCCGCAGCGACGCCATCTCCGTGCGCAGGTCGGCTCCCTGCTTGGCCAGTTCTTGCCGAACATCCGACCTGAGGTCGCCCACCTGCTCTCGTACCTCCGACCTGAGCTCGCCCATCTCCTGTCGCAGTTCCGACCTGAGCTCGCCCATCTCCTGTCGCACATCCGACCTGAGGTCGGCCATCTCCTGTCGCAGGGCCGAGCCGAGCGCGGCCGTCTCCTGGCGCAATTCTGCGCCCTGGGCCGCCAGCTCCTGCCGCAGGGCCGAGCCGAGCGCAGCCATCTCCTGACGCAACTCTGCGCCCTGGGCCGCCAGCTCCTGCCGCAGCTGCGAACCGAGGTGGAACATCTCGGCGTGAAGGGTCAGGTCGAGGGCCCTCACGGCCTGGTGGGTCTCGCCGCGGTGCACGGCGAACTCGGCCCGAACCGTGGAGCGCAAGTCGGCGATCTCGACCTGCAGACGGCCGAGCTCGTCGACGAGCGTCCGTCGTACCTCGAGCGTCGCCGCGCCAATCACCTCACCGCTCCACTCCTCGTAGGTCTCGTCGAGCAGGTTCGAGAGGTCGCGCGACGCCTCGGCTCCGAGCCGCGCAGCCAGCGCCGCGGGCAGCGATGCTCCGTGCATGGATCACCAACGCGTTTCTTCGACCTTCCCGACGACGACGATGCCATCGTCGGACAGGGGGATCAAGCGCGAAGAACGTGCCAGGCGAGTCGCCGGATCGAGTTCCACACGATCCACCACTAGCACCGCGCGCGTGGTCACGGCCTCCCGCTGTTATACTGGCGGGATGCCCGCTCCGCACAAACGCGCGCAGACCATCGCCAACCCCGCCCGACGCAACGTCGCCATCGTCGCCCACGTCGACCACGGCAAGACCACGCTCGTCGATGCCCTCTTCCGGCAGAGCGGCGTGTTCAGGGCAAACGAGCGCGTCGCCGAGCGCGCGATGGACAACATCGACCTCGAGCGCGAGCGCGGCATCACGATCCTCGCCAAGAACACCGCCGTCCGGTACGGCGACGTCCTCATCAACATCTGCGACACGCCCGGCCACGCCGACTTCGG
Coding sequences:
- a CDS encoding DUF1640 domain-containing protein; the encoded protein is MHGASLPAALAARLGAEASRDLSNLLDETYEEWSGEVIGAATLEVRRTLVDELGRLQVEIADLRSTVRAEFAVHRGETHQAVRALDLTLHAEMFHLGSQLRQELAAQGAELRQEMAALGSALRQELAAQGAELRQETAALGSALRQEMADLRSDVRQEMGELRSELRQEMGELRSEVREQVGDLRSDVRQELAKQGADLRTEMASLRADLIKWAFVFWVGQVLATVGVLSLALAGR